Part of the Hemibagrus wyckioides isolate EC202008001 linkage group LG09, SWU_Hwy_1.0, whole genome shotgun sequence genome, tctctccctccctcgtctctctctctccctccctcgtctctctcttcctcatctctctctccctcgttactctctctccctcatctctctctccctcgttactctctctctctctccctcgttactctctctctctccctcgttactctctctctccctcatctctctctctccctctttactctctctctctctccctcgtctctctctctctccctcgtcactctctctctccctcgtcactctctctctctccctcgtcactctctctctccctctttactctctctctctccctctttactctctctctccctctttactctctctctctccctcgtctctccctccctcgtctctctctctccctccctcgtctctctcttcctcgtctctctctctccctctttacttcctctctctccctcgtctctctctccctcgttactctctctctctctccctcattactctctctctccctcgttactctctctctccctcgtctctctctctctccctcattactctctctctccctcgtctctctctctctccctcgtctctctctctctccctcgttactctctctctctctccctcgttactctctctctctctccctcgttactctctctctctctccctcgttactctctctctccctctttactctctctctctctctccctcgtctctctctctctccctctttactctctctctccctctttactctctctctccctctttactctctctctccctctttactctctgtctctccctctttactctccctctctccctctttactctctctctctccctcgtctctctctctccctcgtctttctctccctctttaccctctctctccctcgtctctctccctccctcgtctctctctctccctctttaccctctctctctctccctctttaccctctctctctctccctctttaccCTCTCTcgctcgtctctctctctctctctccctcgtctctctctctccctcgtctctccctccctcgtctctctctctccctccctcgtctctctctctccctccctcgtctctctctctccctcgtctctctctctccctctttactttctctctctctctccctcattactctctctctccctctttactctctctctctccctcgtctctctctctctccctccctcgtctctctctctccctcatctctctctctccccctcaactctctctctctccctcgtctctctctttctctccctccctcgtctctctccctccctcgtctctctctccccctttacCCTCTCTcgctcgtctctctctctccccctcgtTTCTCTCCCTCGTCTATTTCTCTCcctcgtctctttctctccctcgtCTATTTCTCTCcctcgtctctttctctccctcgtctctctctccctccctcgtctctctctccctccctcgtctctctctctccctccctcgtctctctcttcctcatctctctctctccctctttactttctctctctccctctttactttctctctctccctcattactctctctctccctctttactctctctctccctctttactctctctctctccctcgttactctctctctctctccctcattactctctctctccctcgtcactctctctctgcctcgtctctctctctccctctccctcatctctctctctccctcatctctctctctccctcgtctctctctctccctcgtctctttctctccctctttaccctctctccctcgtctctctctctctctccctccctcgtctctctctctccctcgtctctctctctccctcgtctctttctctccctcgtctctttctctccctcgtctctctctccctccctcgtctctctctctccctcgtctctccctccctcgtctctctcttcctcatctctctctccctcgttactctctctctccctcgttactctctctctctctccctcgttactctctctctctctccctcatctctctctctccctctttactctctctctctccctcgtctctctctctctccctcgtctctctctctctccctcgtctctctctctctccctcgtctctctctttctccctcgtctctctctctctccctctttactctctctctctccctcattactctctctctccctcgtctctctctctctccttctctttctgtctcacacacccTCAGGAAGTAACTTGTCACATTAACTGTAAACACACATctctatttaataataaaatattgtagCTACTGTGgaataagaagaaataaaacactggggATGTGCAGCcagaggaaaagagccagtgacactgtgtttattgtatataacacaccatacaccataatACACTTATATATTACATATCTGTTGTATGTGATGATgaatatctttgtgtgtgtgtgtgtaggtatctACAGAGAGCTGTGTTTGGAGTCAGtgaaacataaatatgactgtGAGACTCAGGCTGCGTTTCAGCACTGGGAGgtgagcagaacacacacacacacacacacacacactgatctgtgttttgtgttatactcgtgtatacgtgtgtgtgtgtgtgtgtgtgtgtgttgtagagtgaGAAGTTACTGCTGTTCGACACGGTGCAGACTGAACTGGAGGAAAAAATCCGACGCCTGGAGGAGGACAGACACAGTATAGACATCACCTCaggttcatcatcatcatcatcatcagtgaaaTATATATGATGGTCCTGATGTATGATGTAACTTCCTGTCTGTTATTTTTACAGAGCTGTGGAATGATGAACTGCAGTCgagaaaaaacaagaagaaagatCCCTTCAGTCCagacaagaagaaaaaaccTGTGGTGGTGTCTGATATCCTTCCCCTtggctttacacacacacacacacacacacagaatctagatgtatatggtgtgtatctcagtgtaaaggtgtgttctTTAACCTGCACACGGCCGTATATCGTTTACATGCTGCATGACCTGGACATCCTGGAGGACTGGACCGCCATCAGAAAGGTTCTGGAATAATGTctcaggttttatttttgtattaaagaTGATAATGAAGATGTGCACATTTCACTTAGAAATCATTTCATATCATTTCAGGCCATGGCCACTCTGGGACCTCACCGAGTCAAACCCGATGGTAAAGTCTTTATCTTCCTGCTCTTTATTTAATTAGTGCTTCAGTTCCTCATGCTGCCTCGCTGTAAGGACTGACCcgtacactcatacacactgtgtGTAGAATCTGAAGTGTTTAAGGACTGAAATGAACCAGTACATAGTTAGTTGTCATGGTGAGcgttaccgtgtgtgtgtttcagtttgttCGTCTAAGAgtgagaagcagcagcagcacagcgCGCGCTCAGAGGATGGACGACTGCTGTACAACGGAGAATGGTTCAGTCGAGGACAGAACATCTGTATAGACAAGAAGGACGAGTTTCCCACCAGGTGTGACTctgattctcacacacacacagtgttctactaactctctctcacacacacacacagtgttctactaactctctctcacacacacacacacacacacacacacacacagtgttctactaactctctctcacacacacacacacacacactgttctactctctctcacacacacacacacactcatctgtgtcctgtgtgtgtacTGGGATGTGGATGAATCATTGATGTcactgtaaccatggcaacactgCATCACCATTAAACCACTGTGTGCCTCTGTCCTGATACACTGAGAGTAATgtgactgtctcactctcccttcctgtctctctcccccacagTGCTGTAATAACGACTATAAATCATGATGAGGTTTGGTTTAAGCGCTCAGACGGCAGCAAGTCGAAGCTTTACATCTCACAGCTGCAGAAGGGCaaatacaccatcaaacacgcCTGAGACCCTGGAGAACCACGCCATGTGTTCAACAACACTGTTATACaacctgtgtgtgagagagagagagagagtgtgacgcTCCTCATTTTCATTATTACAGATGTTATTTTTCTGATCATATTTTTCTGTTGAAAGTTTTCTACATGTTTTCTGTAAATACACCCCACTCTGACTGCAGCCTGATGGATCAGTGTTACCCTtaactctgtgagtgtgtgtgagaacaatGTTTACATCTGTTATAACCATGTGCCACGATTAAATTTTcatatcataaaaaaaaaccacacagctTATTCCTCTGTTTGTTTATGGAGTTTAAAGGGAGCGTGAGGATGTGAGGACGTCCGAGTCGAGCTGTGTGGTCaatcagacgtgtgtgtgtgtgtgtgtactgtctaAACACAGCAGATTAGATTTATAAAGAATCAACACCACAGCCCTGTAACACAGATCACTGGTGTCCATTTCAATCCTGATGCAGTTTTATTTCCTGAAGCagattctttcttttatttactctGATGAtcagtgttaaatattttagaGCTGATGCTTAACCACTtgtttagaaacacacacagtgtacagttTAATGCTCTTATTTTTTACTGCATGTATTCGTGCACAGTCCTGTTCAGTCCCAGAGATTCTga contains:
- the brms1la gene encoding breast cancer metastasis-suppressor 1-like protein-A, with protein sequence MSPSRHPFDPLAQEEMEVDYGEQEGSSSEEEDTDTSSGSEDGESSEMDDEDCERRRLECLDEMTNLEKQFTDLKDQLYKERLSQVDSKLQEVISGKAPEYLEPLANLQENMQIRTKVAGIYRELCLESVKHKYDCETQAAFQHWESEKLLLFDTVQTELEEKIRRLEEDRHSIDITSELWNDELQSRKNKKKDPFSPDKKKKPVVVSGPYIVYMLHDLDILEDWTAIRKAMATLGPHRVKPDVCSSKSEKQQQHSARSEDGRLLYNGEWFSRGQNICIDKKDEFPTSAVITTINHDEVWFKRSDGSKSKLYISQLQKGKYTIKHA